The Ciona intestinalis chromosome 11, KH, whole genome shotgun sequence genome has a segment encoding these proteins:
- the LOC100180595 gene encoding gap junction gamma-1 protein isoform X3, whose product MAWHIIHSLLEQVRLHSTFPGKLWIIMMFIFRIVVVARIGDMVYHDEQSHFVCNTLSPGCSNVCFNAFSPISQLRFWSLMVLVVSSPGVLFCIYASHKIYHAYVKFPLAEEEGAPKSRTWDTASEIDRGSEYGRPIANGKRRKGDSPPAFTAHPTAPPLYVVKRLNSKNNEKLDKNGKPEISRRVKSGNYDAPVRKRHRRHGNDEEKDLMEKRKGSTTDNNYTSNDDVRIGRKWRYVDHPSRQQTYPIYSDSRGRKVEYISVGGKPNYYDEIKANKQNKIMLENPQLYRAYWWHVVIRTVLEIGFLVGQYYLYGWFVPELFECKRWPCPKTVDCFVSRPMEKTCLLWLMFGLGAIACVLSIGEFWALGWERFKYACCCRGHKMTYEEKRRRLALLQASSAHPPKQPEGNKDEIIVMHGGGGMTGALSLDSLSSDTTVESV is encoded by the exons ATGGCGTGGCATATTATCCACAGTTTGCTTGAACAAGTTCGACTTCATTCTACTTTCCCAGGGAAGCTATGGATTATAATGATGTTCATATTCCGTATCGTGGTTGTGGCAAGGATAGGAGATATGGTCTATCACGATGAACAG TCCCACTTCGTTTGCAACACGTTATCACCCGGTTGTTCGAACGTTTGTTTCAACGCATTTAGCCCGATATCTCAACTACGTTTCTGGTCATTGATGGTTTTGGTCGTATCTTCACCAGGGGTTTTATTCTGCATCTACGCAAGCCACAAGATATACCACGCTTATGTTAAGTTCCCCCTCGCCGAGGAAGAAGGAGCGCCCAAGAGTCGCACTTGGGACACGGCTTCGGAAATTGACCGCGGGTCTGAATACGGTCGTCCAATCGCGAACGGAAAAAGGAGGAAAGGCGATTCTCCCCCTGCGTTCACCGCCCACCCCACCGCCCCACCTCTTTACGTTGTTAAGCGCCTAAACTcgaaaaataatgaaaaacttgACAAGAACGGAAAACCCGAAATTTCTCGCCGCGTCAAGAGCGGGAACTATGACGCACCCGTTCGAAAACGTCACCGTCGTCATGGCAACGACGAAGAGAAAGATTTGATGGAGAAACGAAAGGGATCAACGACTGACAACAACTATACGTCTaatgatgacgtcagaatAGGAAGAAAATGGCGCTACGTTGATCACCC TTCCCGGCAACAAACGTACCCGATATATTCGGACAGCAGAGGGCGCAAGGTGGAGTACATATCGGTGGGGGGAAAACCCAACTATTATGACGAAATAAAAGcgaacaaacaaaacaagatAATGTTGGAGAACCCGCAGCTTTATAGAGCGTATTGGTGGCACGTGGTCATTCGAACTGTCCTAGAG ATTGGGTTCTTGGTTGGTCAGTATTATTTGTACGGTTGGTTCGTACCTGAATTGTTTGAATGCAAGAGATGGCCTTGCCCCAAAACCGTGGATTGCTTCGTGTCAAGGCCGATGGAGAAAACTTGTCTTTTGTGGCTCATGTTTGGTTTGG GTGCCATTGCTTGTGTGTTAAGCATTGGGGAGTTCTGGGCACTTGGTTGGGAAAGGTTCAAGTATGCTTGCTGTTGCCGTGGACACAAGATGACGTATGAAGAGAAGAGACGACGACTCGCCTTGCTACAAGCGTCCTCTGCCCACCCACCAAAACAACCGGAGGGAAACAAGGATGAGATCATAGTGATGCATGGCGGTGGTGGAATGACCGGAGCTCTCAGCCTGGACAGTCTAAGCAGCGACACGACCGTTGAGagcgtgtga
- the LOC100185310 gene encoding S-adenosylmethionine sensor upstream of mTORC1, whose protein sequence is MALDPPPQVKVIRSTHKRLRDEFSECKDFSKVWKKHCSDNQGLKKYSEAMYELATDVWGTKCDGKDRTTWCKDTVKEYFHKGKLEEILEKDKRRQEYYEQNKDNFFIKNPNESTKTASFVPKIDEKIPTQNAQTASNLRKIYEKVRLLDVGSCYNPFHDIEDFETTAVDITPANKQVYQCDFLTVDISAANQSNGPDFDAENARKITALPKNHFNVVVFSLLLSYIPCPHARFQMCEKAHKVLTTNGLLLIITPDSSHQNKHASNMKKWKAEIEDIGFCRVKYEKDKHLHLIAFRKIPSNFIIDKRSGQNTKLEKLLNIPQDFNNTVDNTCL, encoded by the coding sequence ATGGCCTTGGATCCACCACCCCAAGTCAAAGTAATCCGTTCAACCCATAAAAGACTTAGAGATGAGTTTTCTGAATGCAAAGATTTTTCCAAAGTATGGAAAAAACATTGTAGCGACAACCAGGGTTTGAAGAAATATTCTGAAGCCATGTATGAGCTCGCTACAGATGTATGGGGGACCAAATGTGATGGAAAGGACAGGACAACTTGGTGTAAAGACACTGTGAAAGAATATTTCCATAAAGGAAAGTTAGAAGAAATTTTAGAGAAGGATAAACGAAGACAAGAATACtatgaacaaaataaagatAACTTCTTCATCAAAAACCCAAACGAAAGTACCAAAACTGCGTCATTCGTGCCTAAAATTGATGAAAAAATTCCAACACAAAATGCCCAAACTGCATCAAATCTTCgaaaaatttatgaaaaagttCGTCTTCTTGATGTAGGATCATGTTATAATCCGTTCCATGACATTGAAGACTTTGAAACAACAGCAGTTGACATTACACCAGctaataaacaagtttatcaATGTGACTTTTTAACAGTAGACATTTCTGCTGCAAATCAATCAAATGGCCCGGATTTTGATGCAGAAAATGCAAGGAAAATAACAGCTTTaccaaaaaatcattttaatgtTGTAGTGTTTTCGCTTTTACTTTCATACATTCCATGTCCACATGCAAGATTTCAAATGTGTGAAAAAGCCCACAAGGTTTTAACTACAAATGGTCTTCTACTGATCATAACTCCAGATTCAAGCCACCAAAATAAACACGCATCGAACATGAAAAAATGGAAAGCAGAAATCGAAGATATTGGTTTTTGTCgagtaaaatatgaaaaagacAAGCATTTACACCTCATAGCATTCCGGAAAATTCCATCAAACTTTATAATTGATAAGAGATCTGGACAAAATACAAAGCTTGAAAAACTGCTGAATATCCCACAGGATTTTAATAACACAGTAGACAATACATGtttgtaa
- the LOC104266248 gene encoding histone deacetylase complex subunit SAP18-like, with translation MPQGRIEDRLRSVAQDAPVVPEKVIETKPVDREKTCPLLLRVFVSDNGRHHRMEEFSRTSLPGNELQIYTWMDATLKELTSLVKEVRPDARRKGTTFKFAAVYPGTMGRYRLKDIGQTVGGHKGPDDAISLASQKFQIGNFMDIAISLPRDQRQQRY, from the exons ATGCCTCAAGGTAGAATTGAAGACAGATTGCGCAGTGTTGCACAAGATGCACCAGTGGTGCCCGAGAAGGTCATAGAGACCAAACCGGTCGACCGGGAAAAGACGTGCCCTCTACTGCTTCGTGTGTTCGTTTCAGACAACGGTAGACATCATAGAATGGAAGAATTTTCAAGAACCTCGTTGCCAGGAAATGAACTTcaaatatatacatg GATGGATGCCAcacttaaagaattaacaagcTTAGTCAAAGAAGTACGACCAGATGCAAGAAGAAAGGGGACCACATTCAAGTTTGCTGCAGTATATCCTGGGACCATGGGCAGATACAG GTTAAAGGACATTGGACAGACCGTCGGCGGGCATAAGGGCCCTGATGACGCCATTAGTCTCGCTTCTCAAAAATTCCAAATCGGAAATTTTATGGACATAGCAATTTCACTGCCGCGAGATCAAAGGCAGCAGCGGTATTAA
- the LOC100180595 gene encoding protein odr-4 homolog isoform X2: MVKTINVDSSLSKYFNTIVETGKPTCGIIIGKTSKTKDYVVNLIKCPTKDAAFKLDDQWVASHAVNVSHMLPGGVTVIGVFVVADTKTVEATALRKVVYSVYRRLSQIKSSYGLKLTSEESLSYTALHVDVSSGRTLSCKQYDVLDNGSGTKPADWKYVNSPTRWSTLKTEVCFDKLFYVDSLTEVMKELKTSLSEFSCDVTNGIVCIDDVIRNNEDVLDPEPSSGKGKKSKNTNPSKWGKTFHCKLYLPLKGDEDINEVEASSHKCSVHLHGTITGLAYTTSKTTVEEAVHQLKCDIIQNLFHRYNLLKQNLEDHKTKLCPTMDIALPKRLLFTEGESENFLFSEFLFRNEPIAEGVDRIRETFSPDVKEDLIHSEAEKFPENLIQSIQAEPEIEETPEDLTEAFDQLEPTRTTDLPTQETTQPTYTTDDTTTTNEEENVEKSSSQTGSQSPKDEAEVSLLQSTKDIVFTQL; the protein is encoded by the exons ACCTCAAAAACCAAAGATTACGTTGTCAATTTGATCAAATGTCCAACCAAAGATGCTGCATTTAAA TTAGATGATCAATGGGTTGCCAGCCACGCCGTCAATGTTTCCCACATGTTGCCTGGAGGGGTGACTGTTATTGGCGtgtttgttgttgctgatactAAAACAGTGGAAGCTACAGCATTAAGAAAA GTCGTTTACTCGGTTTATCGAAGATTATCCCAAATCAAGTCAAGTTATGGTTTGAAACTAACATCAGAAGAAAGTTTATCGTATACAGCCCTGCATGTTGATGTTTCTAGTGGGAGAACTTTGTCTTGTAAACAATATGATGTGTTGGACAATGGG aGCGGTACGAAACCTGCTGATTGGAAATACGTAAACTCTCCCACCAGGTGGAGCACTTTGAAAACCGAAGTTTGTTTTGACAAATTATTTTACGTTGATTCTTTAACTGAAGTGATGAAAGAATTGAAG ACTTCATTATCCGAATTCAGTTGCGATGTCACAAATGGAATTGTTtgtattgatgatgtcataagaaACAATGAAGATGTTCTAGATCCTGAACCTTCCTCAGGGAAAGgaaagaaaagtaaaaacacaaatcCTTCAAAATGGGGAAAAACTTTTCACTGCAAACTGTATCTGCCACTTAAG GGCGATGAAGATATAAACGAAGTTGAAGCTTCATCTCATAAATGTTCGGTCCATCTTCATGGGACGATCACTGGGTTGGCGTATACGACGTCCAAGACGACAGTGGAAGAAGCTGTTCAT cAATTAAAATGCGACATCATTCAGAATTTGTTCCATcgttataatttattgaagcAAAACTTGGAAGATCACAAAACTAAACTTTGCCCAACTATGG ACATTGCATTGCCAAAGCGATTACTTTTCACTGAAGGAGAATCAgagaattttttgttttctgagTTTTTGTTCCGAAATGAACCGATTGCTGAAGGGGTGGATAGAATAAGG GAAACATTTAGCCCTGATGTAAAAGAAGATCTCATTCACTCTGAAGCTGAGAAGTTTCCAGAAAACTTGATTCAAAGTATACAAGCTGAGCCAGAGATTGAAGAAACACCAGAAGACCTAACCGAAGCATTTGATCAACTAGAACCGACCAGAACAACAGACCTTCCAACCCAAGAGACAACCCAACCAACATATACAACAGATGATACAACCACCACCAATGAAGAGGAGAACGTTGAAAAATCTTCGTCCCAAACTGGATCTCAAAGTCCTAAAGATGAAGCTGAAGTGTCCCTATTACAAAGCACTAAAg ATATAGTATTTACTCAACTATAG
- the p38 gene encoding p38 kinase (The RefSeq protein has 1 substitution, 1 frameshift compared to this genomic sequence): protein MAEMTNNMASITFNHYELNKTDWEVPSKYEDLIPIGCGAYGSVCSTYNSELKMRMAVKKLARPFQSVTHAKRTYRELRLLKHMHHENVIGLLDVFTPATTLEGFTDMYLVTHLMGADLNQIIKSQKLTDDHVQFLIYQILRGLKYIHSAGIIHRDLKPSNIAVNEDCELKILDFGLARLTDDQMTGYVATRWYRAPEIMLNWMHYNQTVDLWSVGCIMAELLTGKTLFPGSDHIDQLKSIMNLCGTPREDLLEKIISQSARNFIKTLPIIPKKEFVNVFVGANPKAVDLLERMLVLDTDCRLTASEALQHPYLEKFHDPDDEPSAPLYDKSYEDAEISIDEWKQLAYDEIINFEFTPDLIADFQ, encoded by the exons atgGCTGAAATGACAAACAACATGGCGAGCATAACGTTCAACCATTATGAGTTGAATAAAACTGACTGGGAGGTTCCTTC AAAGTATGAGGACTTGATCCCCATAGGCTGCGGTGCTTATGGGAGTGTGTGTTCTACTTATAACTCTGAGCTTAAAATGAGAATGGCCGTCAAAAAGTTGGCAAGACCGTTTCAATCTGTGACGCACGCTAAGCGAACATACAGGGAACTGAGGTTACTGAAACACATGCATCATGAGAATGTTATCGGGCTGTTGGACGTCTTCACACCAGCTACTACATTGGAGGGATTCACGGACATGTACCTCGTCACACACTTAATGGGTGCAGACCTTAACCAGATCATAAAATCACAGAAGTTGACAGACGACCACGtccagtttttaatttatcaaatCCTAAGGGGTTTGAAGTACATTCACTCTGCAGGGATCATACATCGAGATCTCAAACCAAGCAATATAGCAGTGAACGAAGACTGTGAACTGAAAATTCTTGACTTTGGTCTGGCTAGACTCACAGATGACCAAATGACCGGATACGTTGCAACGCGATGGTATAGAGCGCCTGAAATTATGTTAAACTGGATGCACTACAACCAGACTGTAGATCTATGGTCTGTTGGTTGCATTATGGCCGAGCTGCTCACTGGAAAGACCCTATTCCCAGGCTCTGATCATATTGACCAGTTAAAGTCAATAATGAATCTTTGCGGGACGCCGAGAGAGGATTTATTGGAGAAAATAATCTCGCAATCGGCGAGAAATTTCATCAAAACGCTTCCCATAATCCCTAAGAAGGAATTTGTCAATGTTTTTGTCGGCGCCAACCCCAAAGCCGTGGACCTGCTTGAAAGAATGCTGGTGCTTGACACTGATTGCCGACTAACTGCCAGCGAAGCGCTACAACACCCCTACCTTGAGAAGTTCCACGACCCCGATGATGAACCGAGCGCCCCACTGTACGACAAATCTTACGAAGACGCAGAAATATCGATTGATGAATGGAAACAGCTAGCGTACGATGAGATTATAAACTTTGAATTTTCGCCGGATCTTATCGCTGATTTCCAGTGA
- the LOC100180595 gene encoding protein odr-4 homolog isoform X1 yields MVKTINVDSSLSKYFNTIVETGKPTCGIIIGKTSKTKDYVVNLIKCPTKDAAFKLDDQWVASHAVNVSHMLPGGVTVIGVFVVADTKTVEATALRKVVYSVYRRLSQIKSSYGLKLTSEESLSYTALHVDVSSGRTLSCKQYDVLDNGSGTKPADWKYVNSPTRWSTLKTEVCFDKLFYVDSLTEVMKELKTSLSEFSCDVTNGIVCIDDVIRNNEDVLDPEPSSGKGKKSKNTNPSKWGKTFHCKLYLPLKGDEDINEVEASSHKCSVHLHGTITGLAYTTSKTTVEEAVHQLKCDIIQNLFHRYNLLKQNLEDHKTKLCPTMDIALPKRLLFTEGESENFLFSEFLFRNEPIAEGVDRIRETFSPDVKEDLIHSEAEKFPENLIQSIQAEPEIEETPEDLTEAFDQLEPTRTTDLPTQETTQPTYTTDDTTTTNEEENVEKSSSQTGSQSPKDEAEVSLLQSTKGFVAAGVAVVVAFLMSYLSLRD; encoded by the exons ACCTCAAAAACCAAAGATTACGTTGTCAATTTGATCAAATGTCCAACCAAAGATGCTGCATTTAAA TTAGATGATCAATGGGTTGCCAGCCACGCCGTCAATGTTTCCCACATGTTGCCTGGAGGGGTGACTGTTATTGGCGtgtttgttgttgctgatactAAAACAGTGGAAGCTACAGCATTAAGAAAA GTCGTTTACTCGGTTTATCGAAGATTATCCCAAATCAAGTCAAGTTATGGTTTGAAACTAACATCAGAAGAAAGTTTATCGTATACAGCCCTGCATGTTGATGTTTCTAGTGGGAGAACTTTGTCTTGTAAACAATATGATGTGTTGGACAATGGG aGCGGTACGAAACCTGCTGATTGGAAATACGTAAACTCTCCCACCAGGTGGAGCACTTTGAAAACCGAAGTTTGTTTTGACAAATTATTTTACGTTGATTCTTTAACTGAAGTGATGAAAGAATTGAAG ACTTCATTATCCGAATTCAGTTGCGATGTCACAAATGGAATTGTTtgtattgatgatgtcataagaaACAATGAAGATGTTCTAGATCCTGAACCTTCCTCAGGGAAAGgaaagaaaagtaaaaacacaaatcCTTCAAAATGGGGAAAAACTTTTCACTGCAAACTGTATCTGCCACTTAAG GGCGATGAAGATATAAACGAAGTTGAAGCTTCATCTCATAAATGTTCGGTCCATCTTCATGGGACGATCACTGGGTTGGCGTATACGACGTCCAAGACGACAGTGGAAGAAGCTGTTCAT cAATTAAAATGCGACATCATTCAGAATTTGTTCCATcgttataatttattgaagcAAAACTTGGAAGATCACAAAACTAAACTTTGCCCAACTATGG ACATTGCATTGCCAAAGCGATTACTTTTCACTGAAGGAGAATCAgagaattttttgttttctgagTTTTTGTTCCGAAATGAACCGATTGCTGAAGGGGTGGATAGAATAAGG GAAACATTTAGCCCTGATGTAAAAGAAGATCTCATTCACTCTGAAGCTGAGAAGTTTCCAGAAAACTTGATTCAAAGTATACAAGCTGAGCCAGAGATTGAAGAAACACCAGAAGACCTAACCGAAGCATTTGATCAACTAGAACCGACCAGAACAACAGACCTTCCAACCCAAGAGACAACCCAACCAACATATACAACAGATGATACAACCACCACCAATGAAGAGGAGAACGTTGAAAAATCTTCGTCCCAAACTGGATCTCAAAGTCCTAAAGATGAAGCTGAAGTGTCCCTATTACAAAGCACTAAAg gttttgttGCTGCGggtgttgctgttgttgttgcttttttaatGTCATATTTATCACTGAGAGATTAG
- the LOC778832 gene encoding uncharacterized protein LOC778832 (The RefSeq protein has 1 substitution compared to this genomic sequence) produces MALDPPPQVKVIRSTHKRLRDEFSECKDFSKVWKKHCSDNQGLKEYSEAMYELATDVWGTKCDGKDRTTWCKDTVKEYFHKGKLEEILEKDKRRQEYYEQNKDNFFIKNPNESTKTASFVPKINEKIPTQNAQTASNLRKIDEKVRLLDVGSCYNPFHEIEDFETTAVDITPANKQVYQCDFLTVDISAENQSNGPDFDVENARKVTALPKNHFNVVVFSLLLSYIPCPHARFQMCEKAHKVLTTNGLLLIITPDSSHQNKHASNMKKWKAEIEDIGFCRVKYEKDKHLHLIAFRKIPSNFIIDKRSGQNTKLEKLLNIPQDFNNTVDNTCL; encoded by the coding sequence ATGGCCTTGGATCCACCACCCCAAGTCAAAGTAATCCGTTCAACCCATAAAAGACTTAGAGATGAGTTTTCTGAATGCAAAGATTTTTCCAAAGTATGGAAAAAACATTGTAGCGACAACCAGGGTTTGAAGGAATATTCTAAAGCCATGTATGAGCTCGCTACAGATGTATGGGGGACCAAATGTGATGGAAAGGACAGGACAACTTGGTGTAAAGACACTGTGAAAGAATATTTCCATAAAGGAAAGTTAGAAGAAATTTTAGAGAAGGATAAACGAAGACAAGAATACtatgaacaaaataaagatAACTTCTTCATCAAAAACCCAAACGAAAGTACCAAAACTGCGTCATTCGTGCctaaaattaatgaaaaaattccAACACAAAATGCCCAAACTGCATCAAATCTTCGAAAAATTGATGAAAAAGTTCGTCTTCTTGATGTAGGATCATGTTATAATCCGTTCCATGAAATTGAAGACTTTGAAACAACAGCAGTTGACATTACACCAGctaataaacaagtttatcaATGTGACTTTTTAACAGTAGACATTTCTGCTGAAAATCAATCAAATGGCCCGGATTTTGATGTAGAAAATGCAAGGAAAGTAACAGCTTTaccaaaaaatcattttaatgtTGTAGTGTTTTCGCTTTTACTTTCATACATTCCATGTCCACATGCAAGATTTCAAATGTGTGAAAAAGCCCACAAGGTTTTAACTACAAATGGTCTTCTACTGATCATAACTCCAGATTCAAGCCACCAAAATAAACACGCATCGAACATGAAAAAATGGAAAGCAGAAATCGAAGATATTGGTTTTTGTCgagtaaaatatgaaaaagacAAGCACTTACACCTCATAGCATTCCGGAAAATTCCATCAAACTTTATAATTGATAAGAGATCTGGACAAAATACAAAGCTTGAAAAACTGCTGAATATCCCACAGGATTTTAATAACACAGTAGACAATACATGtttgtaa
- the LOC100186101 gene encoding uncharacterized protein LOC100186101: MEKARLQHLKKLQQRRVRFQGKRTVVNEPTENANNNSNEGLTRHTRHQSYNSFNAHPKDTRSTQHGNPTIHLQNPGPHNSTQIDTNCDNRNPTAPSSGHIHPYYQRFNSSSCQPAYYVPGYPVAMPTNAAPFFYMTPNGRMPIFPQQRLRNFLCSESVIANSKDNQEMNNEDENDDVFASGTSNIPCHLQELHNSRKRAHSAGDMGLLRCNQYQFPILNHGDFPSHPNYPNTLHNTEVLEPPTKKPATGSNFCPNGSTIIYQPGYLPTSTIRPPPPPYPTTISDTQRKIPTTSNLSIKHQDVAEQPQARKLNRTPLVVHSKSTVYNPQTNVSTPVETKVCDYKAEKKCRVKQVVEKKQSCSAPHSEVLSQEPSATTSKSSFVKKSILSSKSQPVKKKVVWTDMAAANEPETTKPSKPATYPSNQLNESEIKKVKANPAKHTRKNRIGPFLIGPLLGNSPVKCISQYLVRKEGTGKYFMAKVFTENQKPGETRSGKMLLHTEHSLLSLLSSHPGVIRQYGLFKDTSCNPTSGDVTPRVGLIVDCLVRHEKSVATNNYLNLQQHVIQVKRLSEREALRIFHSVVSVIVSLHKMNVVHRDLKLGNMVLDKRTRKITLINFCLGCHLNSERDLLTDQLGCPAYISPDVLSDKPYAGKPSDMWSLGVVLYTMLYGQFPFYDQAPKKLFAKIKTAEYSIPSSGQASANTNDVIHGLLTLNPLKRLTAVEALDSIESCAAAWYVLRTPTTPAQVVPDVDDLDVSLIERSKLNEESVKQRDKLLTFAFCKKLLSDDENDDEAQISTTKLKLKNPGCSKRPPTLPEICHVSYDARPLSHDEARLHRRLLPNSTGSTNHSVPAH; encoded by the exons ATGGAAAAAGCGAGACTACAACACCTAAAGAAGCTACAACAGCGTAGAGTTCGATTTCAAGGCAAAAGAACGGTCGTGAATGAACCTACAGAGAATGCCAACAATAATTCTAACGAAGGATTGACAAGACACACTCGTCATCAAAGTTACAACTCTTTCAATGCCCACCCTAAGGACACg AGATCAACTCAACATGGTAACCCCACCATTCACCTTCAAAACCCAGGACCTCACAACTCGACACAGATCGATACCAACTGTGATAACCGTAATCCTACAGCTCCCTCTAGCGGCCACATTCACCCATATTACCAACGGTTCAACTCATCTTCATGTCAACCGGCATACTACGTTCCCGGATACCCCGTTGCCATGCCGACCAACGCTGCTCCCTTCTTCTACATGACACCTAATGGAAGAATGCCGATATTTCCGCAGCAGCGTCTCCGAAACTTTCTCTGCTCAGAAAGCGTGATCGCCAACTCTAAAGACAACCAGGAAATGAACAACGAAGATGAAAACGACGACGTATTCGCTTCCGGGACATCAAACATACCATGTCACCTACAGGAGTTACACAACAGTCGTAAAAGAGCTCACAGCGCTGGAGATATGGGCTTACTACGCTGCAACCAATACCAGTTCCCTATTCTCAACCATGGGGATTTCCCATCTCACCctaattaccccaacaccctgcACAATACTGAAGTTTTAGAACCCCCTACCAAAAAGCCCGCAACTGGGTCCAATTTTTGCCCCAATGGTTCTACTATAATATACCAACCAGGGTATTTACCCACGTCTACTATAAGACCCCCACCTCCCCCTTACCCAACCACTATATCTGATACCCAGAGGAAAATTCCAACGACCagcaacctgtcaatcaaacaccaAGATGTAGCAGAACAACCTCAAGCAAGAAAACTCAATCGAACCCCATTAGTTGTCCATAGTAAATCTACTGTGTATAACCCACAGACCAACGTTTCTACTCCAGTAGAAACCAAAG tttgtgATTACAAAGCTGAGAAGAAATGTCGAGTAAAGCAAGTTGTTGAAAAG aaacaaaGTTGTAGCGCCCCACACAGTGAGGTTTTGAGCCAAGAACCTTCAGCAACCACTTCCAAGTCTTCATTTGTTAAGAAATCTATTCTATCTTCAAAGTCACAACCAGTGAAAAAGAAAGTGGTTTGGACTGATATGGCTGCTGCTAATGAACCAG AAACTACCAAACCAAGCAAACCTGCAACCTATCCTTCTAATCAACTCAATGAAAGTGAAATCAAGAAAGTGAAAGCAAACCCAGCCAAACATACAAGGAAGAATAGGATTGGACCTTTCCTTATAG GTCCCTTGCTAGGCAACAGTCCAGTGAAATGCATTTCTCAATATTTGGTAAGAAAGGAGGGCACAGGAAAATATTTCATGGCAAAG GTGTTTACTGAAAACCAAAAGCCTGGAGAAACCAGAAGTGGGAAAATGCTCCTCCACACGGAGCACTCCCTTCTCTCTTTATTATCATCACATCCTGGTGTGATAAGACAATATGGATTGTTCAAG GACACTTCGTGCAACCCAACCAGTGGTGACGTCACCCCTCGTGTAGGATTAATAGTTGACTGTCTTGTGCGCCATGAAAAAAGTGTTGCCACGAATAATTACCTTAACCTACAACAACATGTGATACAAGTGAAAAGGTTATCTGAACGGGAAGCACTAAGGATATTCCATTCAGTGGTTTCAGTCATTGTTTCTTTGCATAAA ATGAATGTCGTGCACCGAGATTTAAAGCTAGGCAATATGGTGCTGGATAAACGAACACGGAAAATAACTCTGATCAACTTCTGCTTGGGTTGCCATTTAAACTCGGAGAGGGATTTGCTCACTGATCAACTGGGGTGTCCGGCTTATATTAGTCCTGATGTTTTAAGTG ATAAACCGTATGCTGGCAAACCCAGTGACATGTGGTCCCTTGGTGTTGTGTTATACACAATGTTGTATGGACAGTTCCCTTTCTATGACCAAGCACCGAAGAAACTGTTTGCTAAGATTAAGACAGCAGAATATTCAATACCAAG ctctGGTCAAGCATCAGCGAACACCAATGATGTCATTCACGGTCTATTGACCCTAAACCCGCTGAAGCGTCTCACAGCCGTTGAAGCGTTAGATTCAATTGAATCTTGCGCTGCAGCGTGGTACGTACTACGCACTCCAACCACACCGGCACAAGTTGTGCCTGATGTTGACGACCTGGATGTCTCATTGATTGAG CGTTCAAAACTGAACGAAGAGAGCGTTAAACAACGGGACAAACTTCTAACGTTTGCGTTTTGTAAGAAACTGCTGAGCGATGATGAAAATGATGATGAAGCACAAATTTCTACAACCAAACTCAAGTTGAAAa ATCCTGGCTGTTCCAAACGCCCTCCTACACTCCCTGAGATATGCCACGTCAGTTATGATGCACGACCGCTCAGCCATGACGAAGCCAGGCTGCATAGGAGACTACTTCCTAACAGTACTGGCTCAACCAATCACAGCGTGCCAGCTCATTAA